aatatttattataaaggAAAAACAATTCAAGGGCGGTGTAGAAGGTTCAATTCCAGTACTAATCAAATCTGTAAGCTCCATACCAAATATTCTACTGAATGCTGATGAATAAGTGTTAGTTCATAAGATGAGAACTAGTCTCATATAGCTTGCTCACTTCTCAGGTTAACTGGCTTGAAACAGCCGAAGAAATAGATGACCTCTTCCTCGGGGATGCAGAGGTGAGGCcataaaagtgtgctctctccTTGCCAAACTTGAATATTTGCAAAGGACCAAGATAGGATACATTTCATAACCAgataattttgttttctctATGCAGGTTTGGAGGAGGCCAGCTATAGGGTATGCAGGTCCTCTTGGAGGTGATTTCCCTTTAGTTACTAAAGAAGGGCACAACATCCTTGATGTCATATTTACATCTCCAATGGAAAGCCTTGGTATATCTCCATCTCTGAATTATTTCATTGCCACTCTCTTGTTGAACTTGTTTGATGCTAACTGTTTACCGCCCATTGTTCATATGAAAGTTGAAGTGGCTAAAATCCTTGATCAAATCGATGGTGTTGTGGAACATGGTGTTATCTTCAGGAAACCGTTAGTTCTGCAATCACTTAAGTCTAGTGGTCTCatctatttttatgtttttgctATCGTTATGCTTGACACATGAAATGTTAAATTTGTTTCTACTTTCACTGGATTAATTTCAGGTGCACAGCAATCATTGCCTCAGAAAATGAGCTGCAAATCGTTGATAATACATTTCTGATGGAATCAAGCAACCTCTAATGGAGAAAAGATTAGCAATGCAATTGTAGATGCTGTAACTTTTGAGCCTTATCACTGTCTACCAGTGGCAGAGCCACATGAAGTTGAGGGGTGTTAACCGACACCCCTTCGTTGGAAAATTACTTTGTGTAGCtacactaaaaatattttttttatgtatatatattacatattgacACTCCTTGACTTCTACGcgattttacttctttatattttgacacccctTTGTCAAAGTTCTGGCTCCGCCATTGCTGTCTactatttttctatttcaaGTGTTCTGTAGCATTTTTAAAACGGAGGAAGGTTGAGATCTTTGAGTTGTGTTTTACGTTCTTATTATAGGGGGATACTTCTTGAAACAATAATATGTTTTAACAATTTGATCTCAAAGTAGGAAGATAAGAAAAGTGTGGAGAATTTTCAATTGATACCATGTCTTGCTTTCATCAATATGCAAGAATGTAAATAGAGTTAACACTTTAAAGATCTGGAGATCAAGTTTTTTTCTCCACTTTCATCTAGAAAACAAAAGGATAATATTGGTAACTAGGTACATGATCTGATTTTTTGCTTTTTGGACTGATCACTTGTAGTATAGAAAGGCCAAAGAAAGAACTGCATTATTGCAGCACAGAAAGGCCGATACAACCAACTAGGAACAAACTATTACTATCATCACTGTTCTAGATATAAAAATCTTACAAAATACAGTGCTTTACAAATTCGTGCATGTGGGCTAATCAATCTCGCTTGCTTTGTATCTTTGAAAATGATACTACACAGGGACACGTTTTCCACGGTAGCGGTCAAAGAACtgcagagagaaaaaaataatctcagACCAAGGAAACAAAACAGGAACCCACAAGAATGCATAATGTTAGGTTCGATTGAGTAACAGTATATTAGTGCAACAGAAGAATTATAAAAGAACAATTCAACAGTTTAGTATCTAATGCCACTGAAGAGATACTTGTCGGTTTGTATGAGAAAAACTATGATTCAATTTTATAAGTTGAAGTTTTTATCTTCTTCTGAAATACTTTGTGGAGATATTACAGTGAGGCAGGAAGGTTGCTAACCATGGCAATAGGGGTTTGGATGGAAATTGAAGTTCGTAAAATTGCATCACAGAAGGATTTTCCTTTCTGTGGGACCGACTTTAATGCAGTATCTCAACATCTACAGACAGATGCATGAGGACCAGAATGTCGGACAATTACTTCATGATTAGGCATCTTGATACTCGATAATTTATAAGATCCCTTCCTAGAGTAAGGCATTTCCAGACTCAAATCACATTATCATCAGATATCTAACAACCAAACAGATTTTTTTGGTTCATTTATCAGGGTAGCAATGGAGTGATACATACATGCAGCATTTAAACACAAATACATGACTTGATACTTGATAGCATACTCAATGAAGAGAGAGCCCCCCTATCGCTTCCCAATATCATTCAGGCAAAATATAAAGAGACTGGTCATATTCTGTAAATGGTTAGGGAATGCCATTAGAATAATCATATGGTCGTTTGTGATGAGAggataagaaaataaaagaataataagcAACAACTAATTTTAAAGCAATTTCTAGTGACGGGGTGAAAAATTGGCAATTTCATTCTGTTCCTTCTATGATCCTTGTGATTAGTGTATAGCCTAGTCATAATATAAGCAAAATACAGGGCACGTAAGACTACTTCAGATTTTTCTCTGTAAAATCTATGGATGATCTCCTACACCATATATCACCCATTGGTTCCTTCTACCACAAGCATATCATTGTCCGGCCAATCTATTAAGGTCAGAACGAAAGGACTATACACATAacacaattgaagtaataaaatgttttcttaaaaactaaatgattcccccaaactgaaagaaatgcaagAAAAGAGTATGAATGATACAACCAAACATACCGATCTGATATAGGGCTGCTGGAAGATCCAACCTAGAATAGGTATCTTCTGAAGAAAAACTGCCAATGTTGGCCAGAAACCACTGTGCAAAACTATACATCAGTACCTAATAACAACTAAAAGATTATTAGGGCAGTCAGGAACCATATAACTAATTTACCTGAAAAGTACGACAAATCCATATGCCTCAAGAATCATACCCAGTATAGGCCAACCAATAATAACCAAGAAAAAGCCAACACCAAATGATATTGTTCCCTgtgcaaaaaaagaaagaaagatataCATAATAAATAACAGAAATAGAAAAGATGTAACACTAAACAAACAATTCTAGAGAGAGCAAGAGGAAGTGTTGAAATGAACAGGGAAGAAAAAAAGGCCCAAAAGCAAACTAAACCTTGAAATTACTACGTTTACTAAAGAATTGCAGTGATGACTTGAGACCAATGGTCAGTGCCACCCCTGAGAAGAAGAGGATCTGATTCAGTAAAATAACACTATGTCAAATGGCAGGCAGGAGTCAAAAAACAAAGGAAAGTGGTAAATGACAGGTCAGAGAAAACTTATGAGATGTGATGATAATGGCAAGACTTTTTACTTACATTTCCCATGGCAATTAGTCCCTTGTCAAAGAAGAATATGATCCCCAAGAATGAGAAAAACACTCCAAATCCAGTCAATCCTAGCCCTATCTCTGTTACAACAAGCACCCAAGCTTAGCAGACATAACATTTCAAATAGCAGTACAGCatgcttctttttttaatcttacCATCTCTAGCTAGGCATTAAGTCTTAACTGAGGAGAGCAAACATCATATTGGTAAAACAAATGAAAGAATGCAGACTCTTGCACCCCAAAAATAGGAGATTGTTTTGCTCCAGTTGTTTGGAACACTAAGCTACAAGCCTAAGATGCAATTTCTATAGCAGTTTATGACAATTAGGTCAAACTAGATGTACAATATGAATTTGCATGCTTCGTGCAAGCAGAAACAGACATGCTCTACATTCCCAAAGCAGTGCTAAATATACAAgccaaagaaaataatttaggtCCAATCGACTTACTTTTGCGATCATTCATTTCGAAGGAAAGCATTTTGGCAGCTTCTATTCAACCCAAACACAACTCAAAACCTACAACACAAAATCCATCATAAATACAATCAGTTCTCAATCATAACCAAAGAATCCAGCAACACCACAACGAGAAACGAGCTCACACTACAACACAAAGCAAAACTCAGAATCAAACAAATTACTTAGGGTTTCAAAACAGATACAAATGTTCAATTCAAACAAAGATCTCCACCACTCCTTCCTCAAGTACACAGCAGTTTAAATCAATTCAATCTAAAATTGACAAACACACTCATCAATTAAAAATCTCTTTCATGATTATTTTATCAACAATATACTTAATTACACACCTAATTCACTAAACCAGTATATGTAATTTCATATCAAGCCAAATCCAAGTTAAATCCACAACTCTGAAGCCATAAGGACAACGAAATCCAATTGATTTTGGGAATATTCCCCAAATAACCATATCTTAATCAGGAAACTTCTGCATAGGGTTTTCAACTCGATTTGATCGAAATTTGTACACatatatgcaaaataaagtTGATTTTCCATTGAATTAACACGTTATATTACAAGATTACGATGAGAAAACTAGGTCAAAATGAAGTTACAATTCAGGGTTCGTAAATTGTACTAGAGTAGATCATATTCAACTAAGCTTGATTCCTAAAAGATTCAACGCTAAAATACATTTGGGGAAGCCATCAACTACGATTTTTTACCTGAGAAATTGAAAAACTAAAGCTCCGGAGGTGCCTTTACGAATAGATAATCACGTCAAActatgaagaatttttttttaaaagataaaaggTTGAATAGCTAAACttaaagaagaatattacgtaATAATacgagtaattttttttaaatataaatctacatttttttatttttttattttgaagtaaataaaataaaatgaaaaggaagGGTATGTAGTTATATGATCGGCATATATTTGATCCTACAAGAatagatatattattattataacaaaatgttatttcattttttgttgataattagAGATGACATTTTAACTTATAACTTGTTTTTTAACGTACTTCTAAAATAGTagtatatttaaatataaatatcatttcacatgtagtaaaaaatataatgaaatgcAACTCaactttcataaattcaaatatatatgaaataaattttgaccTTAAATGGAGAATAATCAATtacattttctattattttgttgttattggtaaagtattagtatattttataactAAGTGTAAATTGTACTTATGACTTAGATAAATTATAGATGTAAAGTTAATGTTATTCAGCTTGTGCATAGCATGGCCTATCGATAACTACGGCCTATTGATAACTAATTcgattataaatcataataactAGACAAGTAATATTTGATTCATGTTATTGAGATGAAGATGAAATTTGTAATTTGAGTCAACTCAAAATTACATATGTATGTGCTTAAGTAACattgtgttatattttaaaattttagtagcTTAATTGATAGTACCTACCTAAACTTTCACCTAGTTAACGATAATTCGATTCCCTACTTTATAATTACCTCCCCATATTGTTACcctcattttatatataacaaaataaaaaaataaaaacaaagcaTTGTGTTACCCTTTGACTTTCTAAAGCTTTTACcctcattttatatataacaaaataataattaaaaaaaaaaaagcattgtGTTACCCTTCGACTTTCTAAAACTTTTCCTCCCTTGATTCAAGAAAGTATTTTTGAGTGTTTTTGGAGTCAGAGcctatttaaattaatttattttaagtgtttttatattaaaataacttttaaacatttttataatgtttcaataaaaaaaatacattaaagcacttagttttaaaaataaatagataaatcaATCAAAAATTTTAAGGACATTCAAACCAGCTCTAAGGTTACTAGTTGCATATGTGCATCTTCACCTCATATGGTGTGTTTGGCACAaaagaaaatgtatttttttgaaaaataaatgattcttatttatctttttagtATTGGTAAGtaagtaagaaaaatattatctcaaaatataatttattttccctactttttgaggaaagtcattttcctaaTGTTTAAAAATTGGGACtttcaaacatgaaaaatttaaaaatattttttgaattttttttccgtACCAAACACGCCCTTTAATCTCTTTTTTGTTGGGTGTAGTTGTTGAGTTTGCTTTTAGTTACTgcagtcatttttttaaaataataagctACCTAGTTTTaggatgaatttgaattttaaatatttgttaggTTGTTTTAATTGTTGAGATTATTTAGtctttttaaattcttgttATGCAGATTTTCTACAGATTATGTTATCAAGTTGGCTATTTAAAGCCTattatgattaataaaatattgagagacattttcaatctttttgtgctgccccacttttaaaaaaacatcaaCAGTGGTATCAAGAGGTTCATTGATCTTAAGGGATCTGTGAAATCTTCCAAAGAACTACCATACATTTTTAACCCGTAAGGGCTACCTTTATAACCCGTCAGGGCTACCCATTTTAACCCATCAGGGCTACCTTTTCAACCCATGCATTTTTCAATGCACAGGCTTTTCTAAACCAacttttttaaccaaaataatgGCAAGCAACAGTCTCTCTTTGAATGCCCCAAAAATTTTCACTGGTgaaatgtcacaacccaaactcaaggggcgcaactggctcctaatgccaaaactcaggcccgagtcGACcttgctgaaccatttgctactagcgcatggcagtcacatgcaattaagaaaacaaacaagtatatctcaaTTTAAAACTAAGCTCTCGgtcggcaaggcccctgtcaacagatctacaaaagaaacagctactcctaAGAGTTCATATAAGAAATTGTCAACTAGTACAGAAGTCCTAATTGGGCCgtcaaggccaccatgatctctataccaaaactgaaagcaTGTATATAACAAGACAATGCATCACACAActaacaagcttcagcaaaccaacaaactaggccagcatggcAATAACGTAgttataaaccccacacactagtctgcaagcctctaagagtattAACGATTGGCGGGACAGGGTCacagcctacccataaaaatatgtacaacaaaatctaacaaacctccaaacactggcagctccggaggaaaggggctagccaacgggatagaagtcaatcctgctgctgaggaggtctactcagtcgtctgtcaggacctgcatgcatgaatgcagcgcccccaggcaatggggcgtcagtacaaaataatgtatagAGTATGAAAGACAATAGGCTATGATCAAGTATCTTAATATACTAGAATAAtccgataaataaatcaaggataagataagtgtactgacctgctcataaatctaaacttatcaaaaataataaaacaacaacctaacagagcccccataagctcggcaggtacaaacagcatACAAGACCACTTattcaggcccccataagcccgaaagGTGCCAATCAGTCTATATACCCATATCGATATTCCCCTAGCCCTGTAGGCaatcacatagccctcttaggcattaatatagccccatAGCAGCACATAGTTCTCTTAGGTATcgacatagcttatagacaactcatagccctcttaggcaacaacatagTCATGTAGGAAGcccatagccttcttaggcgtcaatatagccctgtaggcaactcatagcccttctaggcatcaatatagccccgtaggtaaCATATAGCCCTTTTAGttatccatatagccctgtaggcagaacatagcccttctaggcataaatcatattcctgcagctaaccacaatagccccaagggcaacaataacaatcaaaTCATTAAAAGCGAGCAAtctagttataagcaacctgtacaaatagcctctaagtcgtgtccaacatagggacgctactaactgaataagaatcccgacaatggaggattatatcaactcgagcagccaataatcaataataacggctacaagtatatcaagtATATTAAGgaacatgtcgtaagtagggaatagccttagcatacctttttcgctaaatggCCTAACGACTTTTACTCATAACTTCCTcaatactacaacaaggtaggaccataatcaacacacaaaataaaagataccatgacaatacgataaaagatatgtatttccatcgcaaattgctatttgctgcttataaaagctagagtcgatgagaGAAGGGTCTTCCCTCGATCTTAGGTTCTTAATAcgcctcaaaaccttcaaatatattcaaacctttgctgtcccaacactaaagtgtgatatgctacgaaatcgataaaaaaaattataccacgatgatgagcccaacgcgtagaatAACTTTCGccaaggacttaagtcgagaaaatatatacttcacttgatcctagaaatgggtttctctaatttctctggttattagcttaaaaatgaagaaaaagttcgaagaaaaagatatatgtaactttccaccgacctagggccccacctcacgtgtcTGTTTATGCAGTCCTACGAAAAcacgaatatctctctattctgaagtcatATGAACAAACGATTTGATGCGATGGAAACTAGACTTGTAGACCTTCGATTCGACAGTTTGTGGGCCTcataactctttatagattgggagaaaacctctaagacatttgacccaaatttcagagaaatctttaagaaggaacttacgataacttccgccaacttttattttgccacttacctaacttcaaaacttgagatgcaacacttgaacacttaaaataggacataccacatcattcgtaatttattacccaccctccttgtctttccatggAGATACGAGTAATTTTGGACGTTTCagaaagtcggggtgttacatgaaAACTATCAGATCTGGTCAGTGAAAATGAAATCATATCTTGAAGCCTATGATCTGTAGGAAGTTATAATGGAAGATATACCCTTACAACCTCTCCTTACAAATCTAACCCTTACTCAAATTAAATCTCATTCGGATGAAAAAACCAAAAATTCAAAGCCAAAActgtaattcaaaattcaattgcGGATTCGATTTCTTCAAAACTCATTGCTTGTGAGACGGCAAAAGAAGcttgggaaaaattaaaaaaggaataTCAAGGAAGTGACTGAGTCATGCAAAtgcaaattttgaatttgaaaagagaTTTCGAATCTCTTGGGATGCAAGAGGATGAAACTATTGTTAAGTATTCTGACAAGATTTCTTTTATTGTTAATAAAATCAGGTTGCTTGGCAAGGATTTCAAAGATGACAGAATAGTAGAAAATTTTTTTGTGACAATTCCAGAGAGATTAGAATCTAAAATTTCATCTCTGGAAGAGTCTAAAGATCTCTCTACTATTTCTGTTGAAGAACTAATAAGTGCTCTTCAAGCACAAGAGCAAAGAAGAGCCTTCACGCAAGATAATGTTACTGAGGGTGCCTTTTATGcacaaaatagaaagaaaaagataattatCCTCTTTGCAAATACTGCAAAAGAAAAACGCACTTGGAAAATTTTTGTTGGTGGAGACCGGATGCAATATGTGAAAATTGCAAACAAGCTGGTCATGGTAcaaaagtttgcaaccttaagaaCAATCTTCAAGCACAAGTTGTAGAAGCAGAAATCGAGGAGGAGCAACTTTTTTAAATAGCAGTATCTAAAGCAAAGGAAGAGTGTTGAGTTTGCTTTTAGTTACTgcagtcattttttaaaataataaactacctaattttaggatgaatttgaattttaaatatttgttaggTTGTTTTAATTGTTGAGATTATTTAGtctttttaaattcttgttATGCAGATTTTCTGCAGATTATGTTATCAAGTTGGCTATTTAAAGCCCTattatgattaataaaatattgagagacattttcaatctttttgtgttgccccacttttaaaaaaacaccAACAGTAGTAAATTCATCATTTTTGTTGGTGATGTATGTCTTATTTAAAAGTTTCTTAGtaagaaaatagaagaaaaatagaagatttaaatagaaaaatattacacCATTGAAGTTACACAAGATTATTGGTAGAAGTGCACTTTTGGTTCCAGAGTTACTGATAAATTATGATTTGGctcttataatatttaattaaatatatttaattttcaattaactAAAATGTAATTTCAGtctctttatttataaaatatgtgaTATGTAGACTACATTTAGAATGAGATTATTATCAAATATGTCGCAGCAACTAcataatacaatcataattaaatcatctggaatttaatatttttgttataattagAAAGATTCTTCATATGGAGGGATCAAAATGCACATACCAATTAATTGAATGTTAGATGTAATTAATCAGAAATTAAAAGGACCAAATCTAGAATTTATCAATATTTGAGGGATTGAAAGTGACAATTTCCCAAATTATTACAATGATTTATGACTATGTTCATCGTAATAGACACTTTACATGAAAAGTCATGTACTAgttccgttcatttttacttactaTTGTTGGACTTGACAcactcattaaaaaaaatagttattatcATAGGTATTTTACTATACTAtcctattaattgatgtttagtaCCAGTGGTGAATTTAGGATTTTCATTCATGGaattcgaaaaataaaaatataaacatgtGAATAAGCCAATAAAGTATAATTCCAAGGAAGTACTAGTATATAGTTTATAAGTACAAAAAGTTAGTTCCATTAGTAGAAACCTTTTAGcacatttgaatttttttgaatttaaatctactctttttaaaaacaaaaaacgtGAAAGATTGGTCCTAAACGTGAGGACCAATCTAAAAGGAGCTCTACCAATACACGACAACTTACTTCTTGTTCATGAGGGGGTTCACAATTATTATATCTACATAAATTCAGAAAATTTACCTTATACATATTGTGTAATTTTTTACCGAAGGGGTTAGGGTGAACCCCCTGGAGACTACATGGGTCCGCCCCTAtttagtactccctctattcctttttacttgtccaatttttttttttacttgtcatgtttgacaaatcaagaagtgatacatttttttttacctattataccctcaatttattaacaTTAAGTTAATGTCTTTGAAAAATGTACGTAGTGAGTAAAAATATTTGAGATCCTATCAATTAaaaggggtaaaatgataaattcattacaacaatcaatattttcttaataaatgtgtcaagtcaaaatttgacaaataaaaagggACATAGGGAGTATTAAGTTTCAAGAATGATTTGGAGAATAGTATTTAATGTCAAgtataaaacatgaaaaagtaattttttttttcttgatatataaacataaaaataaaaatttatttttaaaaaagtaacaaGTTAAAGTGGACGAAGAGAGTAACTAATTTTTAATACTAAAATTAGCAAATAACTCCACTCAAATTTGTGCATTTGTAACTAACAATCGTATAGTTGTCATTAACCAACTCTCCTAAATAGGTTTAATCCCAAcaactattttaaaaagataaaaaaaaggtCAAGTTACACTGAGTTGGAAATTCCtatttgaatattgatgataatagttttttttaaaatataaacaaaaaaaattgagaatttttttttgtcctacTTATGATAAATTACTTCCGGATCATAATTGCGATCACATCAATATAAGTTGTGGTGAGATGATTGAAATTAAATCCCTTTTACTCTTTACTAGAGATTCAAGTTAAATTCCGTACATAAAAAGATCTTGCTGGAGTGTCGTTCCCGAAAAATAATTATGCATTATacaaatctaaattaatcaGACTCTATAAAATATCGAAATCTAAATAagaattcaagaagaaaaatatgaaactgCAATTGCACTGTTAAAGATTTTCCACTGAGTGTTTTTAGAAGTGGAAATTATTCCACCAGAAGTAACGTAGTGCATCTGTTTAACAACATTATTCTAACACTAAAATAACGTAGTGATCTTCACTTTGACgacatttaaataattgttttgatgataattttcttcaatttgaaCGTTTAATGAGTCTAATGTGCGTTTCGGATACTAagtcgatttttttttaaaaaaaaaaacaaattaattaaatcaaacatTAACATTTTTTATACGTCATGAAATACTACTAggtaaaattacaatatatattttattttaatataagagAAGCTCGAATATTTTgctatactttaaaaaaaactacattCATTGTCCAATAATAATACTTCCCTTCAAATACAGAGCAGAATACTTGAACACATTATTGAAGAACTGAAAACAAGATATCATTATTAGCATGGCTGCCAAATCAGAGAATCGATGAAACTCTTAATTATTTAAGTTCAATAAATGTGAATTGAATTAA
The Solanum stenotomum isolate F172 chromosome 12, ASM1918654v1, whole genome shotgun sequence DNA segment above includes these coding regions:
- the LOC125849177 gene encoding vesicle transport protein GOT1-like, coding for MLSFEMNDRKKIGLGLTGFGVFFSFLGIIFFFDKGLIAMGNILFFSGVALTIGLKSSLQFFSKRSNFKGTISFGVGFFLVIIGWPILGMILEAYGFVVLFSGFWPTLAVFLQKIPILGWIFQQPYIRSFFDRYRGKRVPV